The proteins below come from a single Methanospirillum lacunae genomic window:
- a CDS encoding A24 family peptidase C-terminal domain-containing protein, with protein MDIFSMPAVMLPLAVNALVLIITLIYGCREDIRERAVPVVMWYPALAIGIPMLIWFWYSVAEAGDLRMMMPLIPLILFFVVAFYLFTRFNLMGMADTKALILITVLIPCFPFAPVTGYPIFGFPPYVFLPFSVLFNAVVINLILPVTFFIMNVIRGNRAPLPYLFLGFPVQGSDIENQFGIVMEEFTEVNGELQRKFIGVGAAIKDLVAGGKRVYTKSLKEHPERYRKELALYRKAGTVWISYGVPFLIPITGGLISALFLGDLFGFLIRLVVS; from the coding sequence GCATGCCTGCGGTCATGCTTCCTCTTGCAGTTAATGCCCTTGTTCTGATTATTACACTCATCTACGGATGTAGAGAGGACATCCGGGAGCGTGCAGTACCGGTTGTGATGTGGTATCCCGCACTTGCAATCGGTATTCCCATGCTCATCTGGTTCTGGTACTCAGTAGCAGAAGCTGGAGACCTGCGCATGATGATGCCACTCATCCCTTTGATTCTCTTCTTTGTAGTTGCCTTCTACCTCTTTACCAGGTTCAACCTGATGGGTATGGCAGATACAAAAGCCCTGATACTCATTACCGTTCTCATTCCTTGTTTTCCGTTTGCCCCAGTCACCGGTTATCCCATCTTTGGCTTCCCACCGTACGTGTTCCTGCCATTCAGCGTTCTCTTCAATGCTGTAGTCATCAATCTCATTCTTCCGGTTACGTTCTTTATTATGAATGTAATCAGGGGAAACCGTGCACCATTGCCATATCTCTTTCTCGGATTTCCAGTGCAGGGATCTGATATTGAAAACCAGTTTGGGATAGTCATGGAAGAGTTTACCGAGGTTAACGGGGAACTGCAACGAAAATTTATCGGAGTAGGAGCCGCAATAAAAGATCTTGTAGCAGGGGGAAAGCGGGTATACACCAAATCGCTTAAAGAGCATCCAGAACGGTACCGCAAAGAACTTGCGTTATATCGGAAGGCTGGCACAGTCTGGATCAGTTATGGTGTACCCTTTTTGATCCCAATCACCGGTGGACTCATCTCTGCTCTCTTCCTTGGTGATCTTTTCGGATTTCTGATCAGGCTGGTTGTTTCATGA
- a CDS encoding NusA-like transcription termination signal-binding factor — translation MGVVLNEEKLALIARFEHLTGAGSRDVIADEENNRFIFIVNNGEMGLAIGKQGANIKKAAETLGKRCEVVEYSDDPTQFLKNCFHPAKVTEIQYSDYHGDQIAHVVIRDEDRGLAIGKAGKNLNRTKMLALREHNIQNIILE, via the coding sequence ATGGGAGTAGTTCTTAACGAAGAGAAACTGGCTCTGATTGCCCGGTTTGAACACCTGACTGGTGCTGGAAGCCGTGACGTCATCGCCGACGAAGAGAATAACCGGTTTATCTTCATCGTAAATAACGGTGAGATGGGGCTTGCCATTGGCAAACAGGGTGCCAATATTAAGAAAGCAGCCGAGACACTTGGCAAGCGCTGTGAGGTTGTGGAGTACTCGGATGATCCGACCCAGTTCCTCAAGAACTGCTTCCATCCTGCCAAGGTGACCGAGATACAATACTCGGATTATCATGGTGACCAGATCGCCCACGTGGTGATCAGGGATGAGGATCGCGGACTAGCAATAGGGAAAGCGGGTAAAAATTTGAACCGCACAAAGATGCTTGCTCTCCGCGAACATAATATCCAGAACATTATTCTCGAGTAA
- the leuS gene encoding leucine--tRNA ligase, whose translation MTQDTINQEAAVRARWEGAFVTKPSDKQKFYLTVAYPYPSGAMHVGHGRTYIVPDVIARFWRMRGREVLYPMAFHVTGAPVVGISKRIARKDEKAIKLYRDLYRVPQDVLDSFTDPLNIVNHFANEYERVMKQAGLSIDWTRRFTTVEPTYSKFIEWQWKHLNEAGHVVKGAHPVRYCPQDDNPVGDHDLLEGDKAEIQKFTLILFKYGDITIPCATLRPETIYGVTNLWVNPDVEYVRAAVDGKEWILSREAMIKLGLQDHEVKELGVIRGSELVDKTVTHPFCGEIPILPAVFVDPDMATGLVMSVPAHAPYDYIALRDLQQKGKYTSIKPVGLIKVDGFGEFPAVEAVEKADIINQDDPNLEALTQEVYSAEHSTGKMYEQYGGKPVKFARDEIGQLLTDKHGSFVMYEFDTRPVVCRCGSRVYVKVLHDQWFLEYSDPAWKKQVYDQLANMELVPSEVRIEFDRTVGWLKDWACSRRVGLGTKMPWDPEWLIEPLSDSTIYMAYYTIAARIKKMNPAILTPEVFDYIFLGKESPDLPERAELDAMRKEFLFWYPYDFRFSAKDLISNHLTFQIFHHCSIFPKNLLPHGMVVFGMGLLNGAKMSSSKGNVYLLEDAINDFGADTVRMFLIGSGEPWQDFDWRNELVASTRKQIERFASTIREANTAGGSPASIDRWIISRVQEHIREVTRAMENFQTRQALQEAFFGLESDLKWYRRRLGGGLTGGKETLHEISSTWVRLLAPIIPFTAEGLWKEMGHDELISFASWPEADETKIDISAEIGEDLLARTVEDIESLLRIIKMKPQQVTICVSPEWKWEIFTMIASAPDKKNVMREIMQQESVRARGKEAADAVKNCTTHYHRLSSELVDQIVESRPDELAVFIAAQKFLENEFNLKFTMVAAENCSHEKAGNALPYKPAIIIE comes from the coding sequence GTGACTCAGGATACCATTAACCAGGAGGCCGCAGTCAGGGCCAGATGGGAAGGGGCATTTGTCACAAAACCATCTGACAAGCAGAAGTTCTATCTCACCGTTGCATATCCGTACCCAAGCGGGGCGATGCATGTCGGCCATGGCAGGACATACATCGTTCCAGATGTTATCGCACGGTTCTGGAGGATGCGGGGTCGTGAAGTACTGTACCCGATGGCATTCCATGTCACCGGTGCACCAGTGGTCGGGATTTCAAAACGGATTGCACGAAAGGATGAGAAGGCAATCAAACTGTACCGGGATCTTTATCGGGTTCCCCAGGATGTGCTGGATTCATTCACTGATCCCCTCAATATTGTCAATCACTTTGCGAACGAATACGAACGGGTGATGAAACAGGCCGGGCTTTCGATTGACTGGACCAGGAGGTTTACCACCGTTGAGCCTACCTACAGCAAGTTCATCGAATGGCAATGGAAACACCTCAACGAGGCAGGGCATGTTGTAAAAGGTGCCCACCCGGTCAGGTACTGCCCACAGGATGATAACCCGGTCGGTGATCACGATCTTCTTGAGGGAGACAAGGCAGAGATTCAGAAGTTCACTCTGATCCTCTTCAAGTATGGGGATATCACCATCCCATGCGCAACACTCAGACCTGAAACCATTTATGGTGTCACCAATCTCTGGGTAAATCCGGATGTCGAGTACGTAAGAGCAGCCGTGGACGGGAAAGAGTGGATTCTCTCCCGCGAAGCGATGATCAAACTCGGTCTTCAGGATCACGAAGTAAAGGAACTTGGCGTTATCAGGGGATCTGAACTCGTTGATAAAACCGTAACCCACCCATTCTGTGGTGAAATCCCTATTCTTCCGGCAGTATTCGTAGACCCGGACATGGCAACAGGTCTTGTAATGAGTGTGCCTGCCCATGCACCCTATGATTACATTGCACTGCGTGATCTGCAGCAGAAAGGAAAGTACACCTCAATTAAGCCTGTTGGTCTTATCAAGGTCGACGGGTTTGGAGAATTCCCGGCTGTTGAGGCAGTGGAAAAGGCAGATATCATCAACCAGGATGATCCCAACCTTGAAGCCCTGACCCAGGAGGTCTATTCCGCAGAGCACAGCACCGGAAAGATGTATGAACAATACGGGGGAAAACCGGTAAAGTTCGCACGGGATGAGATAGGCCAGCTGCTCACAGACAAGCATGGCTCCTTTGTCATGTATGAGTTTGACACCCGCCCGGTTGTCTGCAGATGTGGCTCCCGGGTGTATGTCAAGGTCCTGCATGACCAGTGGTTCCTTGAGTACAGTGATCCGGCCTGGAAAAAACAGGTCTATGATCAGCTTGCAAATATGGAACTTGTGCCTTCAGAGGTCAGGATAGAGTTTGACCGGACAGTTGGCTGGCTCAAGGACTGGGCATGTTCACGGCGGGTAGGACTTGGTACAAAGATGCCATGGGATCCTGAGTGGCTCATTGAGCCTCTCTCTGATTCCACTATTTACATGGCGTATTACACCATTGCCGCACGGATAAAGAAGATGAACCCTGCCATCCTGACACCGGAAGTCTTCGATTACATCTTCCTGGGCAAAGAGTCACCGGATCTTCCTGAGCGTGCAGAACTTGATGCAATGAGGAAAGAATTCCTCTTCTGGTATCCGTATGACTTCAGGTTCTCAGCAAAGGACCTCATCTCCAATCACCTGACGTTCCAGATATTCCACCACTGTTCGATATTCCCAAAGAACTTACTTCCACACGGAATGGTAGTCTTCGGGATGGGTCTTCTGAACGGTGCTAAGATGTCATCCTCGAAAGGCAACGTCTATCTGCTCGAAGATGCTATCAACGACTTCGGTGCTGACACAGTCAGAATGTTTTTGATTGGTAGCGGCGAACCGTGGCAGGACTTTGACTGGAGAAATGAACTGGTCGCTTCAACCAGAAAACAGATTGAGAGGTTTGCATCAACCATTCGCGAGGCAAACACAGCAGGAGGAAGTCCGGCGTCTATTGACCGTTGGATCATCTCACGGGTTCAGGAACATATCAGGGAAGTTACCAGGGCGATGGAAAACTTCCAGACCAGGCAGGCTCTTCAGGAGGCTTTCTTCGGACTTGAATCTGATCTGAAGTGGTACAGACGTCGTCTCGGAGGAGGACTCACTGGTGGCAAGGAGACCCTTCATGAGATCAGTTCTACCTGGGTCCGCCTGCTGGCACCGATCATTCCCTTTACTGCAGAAGGACTCTGGAAAGAGATGGGTCATGATGAATTGATCTCTTTCGCATCATGGCCAGAGGCAGACGAGACTAAGATAGATATCAGCGCAGAGATAGGCGAGGACCTTCTCGCACGCACTGTAGAGGATATTGAATCGCTGCTTCGCATCATCAAGATGAAACCTCAGCAGGTTACTATCTGTGTATCTCCCGAATGGAAGTGGGAGATCTTTACAATGATCGCATCGGCTCCTGACAAGAAGAATGTCATGCGAGAGATCATGCAGCAGGAAAGCGTGAGAGCACGGGGCAAAGAGGCTGCTGATGCGGTAAAGAACTGCACAACCCACTATCACCGGCTTTCATCAGAACTAGTTGACCAGATAGTGGAGAGTAGACCTGACGAACTGGCTGTCTTTATTGCAGCCCAGAAGTTCCTTGAGAATGAATTCAACCTCAAGTTCACCATGGTAGCAGCAGAAAACTGCTCACATGAAAAAGCAGGAAATGCTCTGCCTTATAAACCAGCAATAATAATCGAATAA
- a CDS encoding PINc/VapC family ATPase, whose translation MKLVPDTSVVIDGRITTLIDTGEYNGAQIIIPEAVVAELEAQANQGREIGFSGLTELQELCKLAERGIISIEFYGERPTLEQVKLASGGEIDSLIRRVAITHGARFITSDVVQSEVAKAKGLDVLYLRPQVEDFTPLAIDQFFDEYTIAVYLKERAKPMVRRGTIGKTETFTARDTLCTEYELRSMAQEILERAKRDPDGFIEIEKRGVTVVQIGSMRISIARRPFSDGMEITAVRPIVDLSLQDYSQAEIIKKILLSEKPGVLITGTPGCGKTTLAQAIATYLSDSGCIVKTMEQPREMQVPDQITQYTALDGSMVNTADVMLLVRPDYVIFDELRKNDDFDVFADMRLAGIGMVGILHAVSPLEALQRMAYRIDFSALSQVFGSLIYMKDGQIQHIYSTSFSMKIPEGADNEMHIRPVTTLSELQTGDVAFEIFKFGTETVVLPIAPVEEEEAPAYEPPQETGKGLEPEKAVVAVATVQNSEPQQSEDENENEDEDEESSTWEVTERDIQREIGRYSNGEILVEMLSATKAVVYIDDRDVPAAIGKGGKNIAAIVNKVGVGIDIRPASELAKKAKVAAASAPVEKEELNLGEGLQVRIDKKQLSIISSDNTGKIVDVFAGREYLFTATVNDSGEIHLAKNSTIAQEMLRRYNEGEPIRLKTV comes from the coding sequence TTGAAATTGGTGCCAGATACTAGCGTCGTCATAGACGGTCGCATCACCACTCTCATCGATACAGGTGAATATAACGGAGCTCAAATAATAATACCGGAAGCAGTAGTTGCTGAACTGGAGGCGCAGGCAAACCAGGGACGGGAGATCGGATTTTCAGGTCTGACCGAACTTCAGGAACTGTGTAAGCTCGCTGAAAGAGGTATAATATCAATAGAGTTCTACGGCGAACGCCCGACACTTGAGCAGGTAAAACTTGCCAGTGGCGGTGAAATAGATTCACTGATCCGGAGGGTGGCAATAACCCATGGTGCAAGATTTATCACCAGTGATGTTGTCCAGTCCGAGGTTGCAAAGGCAAAAGGTCTTGACGTATTATACCTGCGACCTCAGGTAGAGGATTTTACGCCTCTTGCAATTGATCAGTTTTTTGACGAATACACGATAGCAGTTTATCTGAAAGAGCGTGCAAAGCCGATGGTTCGCAGAGGAACCATCGGAAAGACTGAGACGTTTACTGCCAGAGATACCCTTTGTACTGAGTACGAACTCAGGTCCATGGCACAGGAGATTCTTGAGCGTGCCAAACGCGATCCTGATGGTTTCATCGAGATAGAGAAGCGTGGAGTTACTGTTGTGCAGATCGGATCCATGCGGATATCGATCGCCCGCCGCCCCTTCTCTGACGGTATGGAGATCACCGCAGTCAGGCCTATCGTTGATCTCTCTCTCCAGGATTACAGCCAGGCAGAAATAATCAAAAAAATCCTGCTCAGCGAAAAACCAGGCGTTCTGATCACCGGCACACCAGGGTGTGGAAAGACCACTCTTGCCCAGGCTATTGCCACATACCTATCTGATTCAGGTTGCATTGTCAAGACAATGGAACAGCCACGGGAGATGCAGGTTCCGGACCAGATCACCCAGTATACAGCCCTTGACGGTAGTATGGTCAATACAGCCGACGTCATGCTCCTTGTTCGTCCGGATTATGTCATCTTTGATGAACTGCGGAAGAATGATGACTTTGATGTCTTTGCTGATATGCGACTTGCCGGGATTGGCATGGTTGGTATTCTCCACGCAGTCTCACCGCTTGAGGCACTTCAGCGGATGGCATACCGCATAGACTTCTCTGCTCTTTCACAGGTCTTTGGAAGTCTTATCTACATGAAGGATGGGCAGATTCAACACATCTACTCAACCAGTTTCTCGATGAAGATACCGGAAGGCGCAGACAATGAGATGCACATCCGTCCGGTTACAACCCTTTCAGAACTCCAGACTGGTGATGTGGCCTTTGAGATCTTCAAGTTCGGTACTGAGACCGTTGTACTTCCAATAGCCCCTGTTGAGGAAGAAGAGGCACCGGCATATGAGCCACCACAGGAGACTGGTAAGGGTCTTGAACCAGAGAAGGCTGTGGTTGCGGTTGCAACAGTTCAGAACTCTGAACCCCAACAGTCTGAAGACGAGAATGAGAATGAAGACGAGGATGAAGAGAGTTCCACCTGGGAAGTTACTGAACGGGATATCCAGCGTGAGATCGGCAGATACTCTAATGGTGAGATCCTTGTCGAGATGCTCTCAGCAACCAAGGCTGTTGTATACATTGACGATCGCGACGTTCCAGCTGCAATCGGTAAGGGCGGCAAGAACATCGCTGCAATCGTGAACAAGGTGGGTGTCGGGATTGACATCAGACCTGCCAGTGAACTTGCCAAGAAGGCAAAGGTTGCAGCAGCCTCAGCCCCGGTCGAGAAAGAGGAACTGAACCTTGGTGAGGGACTGCAGGTCAGGATTGACAAGAAGCAACTCTCAATCATATCCTCTGATAACACTGGCAAGATAGTGGATGTCTTTGCAGGGAGGGAGTATCTCTTCACAGCCACAGTCAATGACTCTGGTGAGATTCACCTCGCAAAGAACAGTACTATTGCACAGGAGATGCTGCGCAGGTATAATGAGGGCGAGCCCATCAGGCTCAAGACGGTCTAA
- a CDS encoding proteasome assembly chaperone family protein, with the protein MMNSQVPDVIVHSPPPSGQPVTVFIGFPGSGLVGSIALSYIVEKLGFTQIGVITSKYFPPMAMMTEGVIAVPVRIYEKDATIAIFADIPIHPQICYEVANAILDWLKPVTIAEVVTIAGIITNEPEKRVFCVTTAKELLDKIGENALKLPIGSISGIASSILTECKVRGIPGIGLLGETINAPDPRAAAATIEVMKTIYQFPVDTSGLLEQADEIEAQMHRLSEEVQSAEEQPVKTDPLLPMYG; encoded by the coding sequence ATGATGAACAGTCAGGTGCCCGACGTCATCGTGCATTCACCACCTCCATCTGGTCAGCCGGTTACGGTTTTTATCGGATTTCCCGGAAGTGGCCTTGTTGGGAGCATAGCACTCTCATACATCGTAGAGAAACTTGGATTCACCCAGATCGGGGTGATAACCAGTAAGTACTTCCCGCCGATGGCAATGATGACTGAAGGAGTCATAGCAGTTCCCGTTCGAATCTATGAGAAAGATGCAACAATCGCAATATTTGCTGATATCCCGATTCATCCACAGATCTGTTATGAAGTCGCCAATGCGATCCTTGACTGGCTCAAACCGGTAACGATTGCCGAAGTGGTAACCATTGCAGGTATCATCACAAATGAACCGGAGAAACGGGTGTTCTGTGTCACCACTGCAAAGGAATTACTTGACAAGATCGGTGAAAATGCACTCAAACTTCCCATTGGAAGCATATCAGGTATTGCCAGCAGTATCCTCACCGAATGCAAAGTCAGGGGAATACCTGGCATCGGGCTTCTTGGTGAGACAATAAACGCTCCTGATCCCCGAGCTGCAGCAGCAACGATAGAGGTAATGAAAACGATATATCAATTCCCTGTTGATACAAGCGGCCTATTAGAACAGGCAGATGAGATTGAGGCACAGATGCATCGTCTCTCTGAAGAGGTGCAGTCTGCAGAAGAGCAGCCAGTAAAGACTGATCCCTTACTTCCAATGTACGGGTGA
- a CDS encoding DUF5611 family protein codes for MSMQEYPIKRTHIKQLSENIVEKLKEHFEIEPKEVDGFYQISFGAIESMQVKVGATGKTMLVETKSKTGIEDEQIILDTNRRFRRYLDAVTGYTTKERVKKAKTVE; via the coding sequence ATGAGTATGCAGGAGTATCCAATCAAGCGGACTCATATAAAGCAACTTTCTGAGAACATAGTTGAAAAACTCAAAGAGCACTTCGAAATTGAACCAAAAGAGGTTGACGGGTTCTATCAGATCAGCTTCGGTGCCATCGAATCAATGCAGGTAAAGGTCGGGGCAACAGGAAAAACCATGCTCGTTGAGACAAAGTCAAAGACCGGTATCGAAGATGAACAGATCATTCTTGACACAAACCGCAGGTTCAGGCGGTATCTTGATGCAGTAACTGGATACACAACAAAAGAACGGGTAAAAAAAGCTAAAACGGTTGAATAA
- a CDS encoding 50S ribosomal protein L30e, translating into MDFNTSLRRAIKTGTVILGQNETKECIESKKAQLIVVAGNCPKEFVEFLSGKEDVKAHTFPGSSVQLGRACGKPFMVSALAVVEAGESDILSLSR; encoded by the coding sequence ATGGATTTCAACACTTCCCTTAGACGGGCTATCAAGACCGGGACTGTGATCCTTGGTCAGAATGAGACAAAAGAGTGTATTGAGAGCAAAAAAGCACAGCTCATCGTGGTTGCAGGAAACTGCCCGAAGGAGTTTGTCGAGTTTCTTTCTGGTAAGGAAGATGTAAAGGCTCATACCTTCCCGGGTTCAAGTGTCCAGCTCGGCCGTGCCTGTGGTAAGCCATTCATGGTAAGCGCCCTGGCAGTTGTAGAAGCAGGCGAGTCTGACATTCTGAGCCTTTCAAGGTAA
- the hisI gene encoding phosphoribosyl-AMP cyclohydrolase — translation MKDVESGLVELSFDEQGLIPVITQDHETKDVLMLAYATREAVDLTQKSGYAHYYSRSRKKIWKKGEESGNLQKVYEIRVDCDADTLIYIVSQQCAACHTGHWTCFYRTISGKIIADRLFEPDKVYNKSNE, via the coding sequence ATGAAGGATGTTGAATCAGGACTGGTAGAACTCAGTTTTGATGAGCAAGGGCTGATCCCGGTTATCACACAGGACCATGAGACCAAGGATGTTCTCATGCTCGCCTATGCTACCCGTGAAGCTGTAGACCTCACACAGAAAAGCGGTTACGCACATTATTACAGCAGATCACGTAAAAAGATCTGGAAGAAAGGTGAGGAGTCAGGAAACCTGCAGAAGGTTTATGAGATCAGGGTTGATTGTGATGCAGACACCCTGATCTATATTGTCTCACAACAATGCGCTGCATGTCACACCGGCCACTGGACCTGTTTTTATCGGACTATCAGCGGTAAAATTATAGCAGACCGCCTATTTGAGCCGGATAAGGTATATAATAAAAGCAATGAATGA
- a CDS encoding DUF473 domain-containing protein — MECITLSGISPQVIEELRKGVPRTVELTSAHNVIALSTVAPGARVFMTSVDCEDIVIGDTGIIVEIQSVSITMKHVVEVSQGYHVMERERMSARCKLKYISNTTIKATVSPCRLTEPRRVDVVRPVIFHAG; from the coding sequence ATGGAGTGTATCACATTATCAGGGATCTCACCGCAGGTAATCGAAGAACTTAGGAAAGGAGTCCCACGGACTGTAGAGCTCACGAGTGCTCACAATGTCATAGCATTGTCAACTGTAGCTCCGGGCGCAAGGGTCTTCATGACATCAGTTGACTGCGAAGATATCGTAATTGGCGACACAGGTATCATCGTAGAGATCCAATCAGTCTCCATCACTATGAAACACGTTGTTGAGGTTTCACAAGGATATCATGTCATGGAAAGGGAACGTATGTCTGCACGATGTAAACTGAAATATATCTCAAACACCACCATCAAGGCAACGGTAAGTCCCTGCCGACTGACTGAACCACGCAGGGTTGATGTTGTAAGACCTGTAATTTTTCATGCAGGATAA